In one window of Chryseobacterium viscerum DNA:
- a CDS encoding SusC/RagA family TonB-linked outer membrane protein, protein MKKLTASLLVLVLSSSIAVANAQQKNDTIKTKEIEGVVVTALGIKREKKSLGYASEEVKAAELTGGTTNTGNVASLLSGKVAGLQVNTNNNFGGSANLLIRGYKSLSGGSPLIVIDGSPVNNNTVTGSTFDYGNFLSDINQEDIESVNVLKGAAASALYGERGSDGVILIVTKSGRGNNDGSWGVTLNSGITAGFIDKSTFPTYQKKYGAGYGGQAWNEDPGPGGYNYANFVDDASYGPAFNPNQLVYQWDSFDPSSPNYGKATPWVAAKNGPIKFFETPVTYINTITIEKGNKTSNLSLSYSNMLSNGLMPNSELRKNTISAKFNHDFTDKLHASVFTTLTLQDTKGRNETGYSDNVVTGFRQWWQTNVDVLALRDAYANNGNSNFSWNRSTAADGTPQYWNNPYFQRYQNYQSDDRTRIFSYAQLKYDVSKNFGITGKLSYDDLQMVVEERLMNGSLPQAFGASGLNVSSGYARTNVKNTEINFDLFANYKFDITSDLSVSGIAGGNVRRNLVDNIFMSTEGGLSKPGLFAISNSIRTILPPDENYAKWVTSSLYATASFGYKNFLFVDGTYRVDQSSNLPKGNNSYGYPSVTGAVILSEFVKQPWLSFWKLRANYAEVGSSTNNYRLVNTFKARGEGLFDQPYFLANPNLKPQRSKETEFGMEAQFFKNRLGFDVAIYKTRTFDQIINLPVSSATGYRTFLVNAGQIDNKGVEVQLNGTPFKTDNFTWDVNVNWSKNENKVIALNGDSQNYLMASYQGGVSLNARVGESFGALVGSDYVYNANGDRVIDPATGRYLRNNNQVIGNITPDWVGGIRNSFRYKDFTLSFLIDVKKGGDVFSTDMYYGLATGLYAETADYREGGFVHPGVNPNGNVNTTPAINPGSFGNVDGYRRMPNKRFVYDASYVKLREASIGYSLPKSVLANTSIRDAKISIVGRNLWIIHKNLPYADPEAGTGNGLASKGNSIGVLPTTRDIGIDITLKF, encoded by the coding sequence ATGAAGAAACTAACAGCAAGTCTTCTTGTTTTAGTACTGTCTTCTTCCATAGCTGTTGCTAACGCCCAGCAAAAGAATGATACTATTAAAACAAAAGAAATTGAGGGGGTGGTTGTAACCGCACTCGGGATTAAAAGAGAAAAAAAATCTCTTGGTTATGCTTCTGAAGAAGTTAAAGCTGCAGAATTAACCGGTGGAACTACCAATACCGGTAACGTAGCATCTCTTCTTTCAGGTAAGGTGGCCGGACTACAGGTAAATACAAACAACAACTTTGGCGGATCTGCAAACCTTTTGATCAGAGGATATAAATCTTTGTCAGGAGGCTCTCCACTTATTGTAATTGATGGTTCACCAGTTAACAATAATACTGTAACCGGGTCTACATTCGATTATGGTAACTTTCTTTCAGATATCAATCAGGAAGATATAGAATCTGTAAACGTATTGAAAGGTGCTGCTGCATCTGCTTTGTATGGTGAAAGAGGAAGTGATGGGGTAATCCTGATTGTAACTAAAAGCGGAAGAGGAAATAACGACGGAAGCTGGGGCGTTACTTTAAACTCAGGAATTACAGCAGGATTTATTGATAAATCTACATTCCCTACTTATCAGAAAAAATACGGAGCAGGATATGGTGGCCAGGCATGGAATGAGGATCCGGGCCCAGGAGGTTACAATTATGCCAACTTTGTAGATGATGCATCTTATGGGCCGGCATTTAATCCTAATCAATTGGTTTACCAATGGGATTCATTTGATCCTTCTTCTCCAAACTATGGAAAAGCCACACCTTGGGTTGCCGCGAAAAACGGACCTATTAAATTCTTTGAAACACCAGTCACTTATATTAATACAATCACCATTGAAAAAGGAAATAAGACTTCAAACCTTTCCTTATCATATTCCAATATGCTTTCCAATGGTTTGATGCCTAATTCAGAGCTGAGAAAAAATACAATTTCAGCAAAGTTTAATCATGATTTTACAGACAAGCTACATGCATCTGTCTTTACAACTTTAACCTTACAGGATACAAAAGGACGTAACGAAACCGGATATTCCGACAATGTTGTTACTGGTTTCAGACAGTGGTGGCAGACCAACGTAGATGTACTGGCATTAAGAGATGCTTATGCTAACAACGGAAACAGTAATTTTTCCTGGAACAGATCTACAGCTGCAGATGGAACTCCTCAGTATTGGAATAACCCATATTTCCAGAGATACCAGAATTATCAGTCTGATGACAGAACCAGAATATTCAGTTATGCTCAGTTGAAATATGATGTCTCCAAGAACTTTGGAATTACTGGGAAATTATCTTATGATGATTTACAAATGGTTGTAGAAGAAAGATTAATGAATGGATCACTTCCTCAGGCATTTGGTGCATCCGGGCTTAATGTAAGCTCTGGATATGCAAGAACAAATGTGAAAAATACAGAGATCAACTTTGATTTATTTGCTAATTACAAGTTTGATATTACTTCAGACTTAAGTGTTAGTGGTATTGCAGGGGGGAACGTTAGAAGGAACCTAGTCGATAATATCTTTATGAGTACAGAAGGAGGTTTATCAAAACCTGGGCTTTTTGCTATATCCAACTCTATAAGAACAATACTCCCACCTGATGAGAATTATGCAAAATGGGTTACTTCCAGTTTATATGCAACCGCATCATTTGGATATAAAAACTTCTTATTTGTAGATGGTACATACCGTGTAGACCAATCGTCTAACTTACCAAAAGGAAATAATAGCTATGGATATCCTTCAGTTACAGGTGCTGTTATTCTATCCGAATTTGTAAAGCAACCATGGTTAAGTTTCTGGAAATTGAGAGCAAACTACGCTGAAGTAGGTTCTTCTACAAATAATTACAGATTGGTAAATACTTTCAAAGCAAGAGGTGAAGGTTTATTTGACCAACCTTACTTTCTTGCAAATCCAAACTTAAAACCTCAAAGATCTAAGGAAACTGAATTCGGTATGGAAGCACAGTTTTTCAAAAACAGATTAGGTTTTGATGTTGCAATCTATAAAACAAGAACATTTGACCAGATTATCAACTTGCCGGTTTCTTCTGCAACAGGATATAGAACATTCCTTGTAAACGCAGGACAGATTGACAATAAAGGGGTCGAAGTACAATTAAACGGGACTCCATTTAAAACAGATAATTTTACATGGGATGTTAATGTAAACTGGTCTAAAAACGAAAATAAAGTTATTGCATTAAATGGCGATTCTCAAAATTATTTGATGGCAAGTTACCAGGGAGGAGTATCTCTTAACGCACGTGTGGGAGAATCTTTTGGTGCTTTAGTAGGATCAGATTATGTATACAATGCTAATGGGGATAGAGTAATAGATCCTGCTACAGGTCGTTATTTAAGAAATAATAATCAGGTTATTGGAAATATCACGCCAGATTGGGTAGGGGGTATCAGAAACAGTTTCCGTTACAAAGATTTCACATTAAGTTTCCTTATTGATGTGAAAAAAGGAGGAGATGTATTCTCTACCGATATGTATTACGGATTGGCAACTGGGCTTTACGCAGAAACTGCTGACTACAGAGAAGGAGGTTTCGTGCATCCCGGGGTTAATCCAAATGGAAATGTAAATACAACACCTGCGATCAATCCTGGATCTTTTGGTAACGTTGACGGATATAGAAGAATGCCAAATAAAAGATTTGTTTATGACGCATCTTACGTAAAACTGAGAGAAGCAAGTATAGGATATAGTCTTCCTAAATCAGTCCTTGCCAATACTTCTATCCGTGACGCAAAAATTTCAATTGTAGGAAGAAACCTTTGGATTATCCACAAAAACTTACCATATGCAGATCCGGAAGCGGGTACAGGAAATGGTTTAGCATCTAAAGGTAATTCTATTGGGGTATTACCTACTACCCGTGATATTGGAATTGATATAACTTTAAAATTCTAG
- a CDS encoding SusD/RagB family nutrient-binding outer membrane lipoprotein encodes MKKLFLIIGLASLTLTFTSCERDITSLNEDPKHPTEVPSGVLFASAEHALLDQLLSANVNRNITRFFTQQWSETTYTDETNYDMVTRPIPRNHYNRMMASASATINSPGVLSALRDARRFLDGEGVDAVTKNNNIAMIELVNVYAWANLVDTYGDIPYFGALKATAENPGSAEIPYDDAKTVYLDLIKRIDAAIAMINTSGAGYTNDLIYKGDMSKWKKMGNSLKFRMAVTLADSDPALAKSYAEAAYTAGLFTEKADNFGLQTFPSGLLSNPVYQDVIQSGRNDFIPSDILVDFMNTTSDPRRATWFTTVAGAYVGGVYGDQNVFSSYSHFTNAISGENAQGFLLDFSEIQFLRTEAAARGFSVGDTAANLYSAAIKASMTEYNINDATATAFIAANPYNAANWKKSVGEQAWIAMFNKGFQAWNFARRLDFPVFVNPGGSVVESVPVRMKYSDQEYLLNAKNVNAAASKIGGDKVSTKIFWDKF; translated from the coding sequence ATGAAAAAATTATTTTTAATTATAGGTTTAGCTTCATTAACGTTAACATTTACATCGTGTGAAAGAGACATTACTTCACTGAATGAAGATCCTAAACACCCAACCGAAGTTCCTTCAGGAGTGCTTTTTGCAAGTGCTGAGCATGCACTTCTTGATCAGCTATTATCTGCCAATGTAAACCGTAATATTACCAGATTTTTTACACAGCAGTGGTCAGAAACTACTTATACTGATGAGACTAATTATGATATGGTGACAAGACCAATTCCAAGGAATCACTATAATCGTATGATGGCATCTGCTTCAGCAACCATTAACTCTCCGGGAGTATTATCTGCATTAAGAGATGCAAGGAGATTTCTTGACGGTGAAGGTGTAGATGCTGTTACCAAAAACAATAATATTGCTATGATTGAATTAGTAAATGTGTATGCATGGGCTAATTTAGTGGATACTTATGGTGATATACCTTATTTTGGAGCATTAAAAGCCACAGCTGAGAATCCAGGAAGTGCGGAGATTCCTTATGATGATGCAAAAACAGTATATTTAGATCTTATTAAGAGAATTGATGCTGCGATTGCAATGATTAATACTTCTGGGGCTGGATATACAAATGATTTGATCTACAAAGGAGATATGAGCAAATGGAAAAAAATGGGGAATTCATTGAAGTTCAGAATGGCAGTAACATTGGCTGATAGTGATCCGGCATTGGCTAAATCTTATGCAGAAGCAGCTTATACAGCAGGATTATTTACTGAAAAAGCAGATAACTTCGGGCTTCAGACATTTCCTTCTGGATTATTATCAAACCCTGTATATCAGGATGTAATTCAATCCGGTAGAAATGACTTTATTCCGTCCGATATTCTTGTTGACTTCATGAATACTACATCTGACCCAAGAAGAGCAACATGGTTTACAACTGTTGCGGGTGCTTATGTTGGAGGTGTGTATGGTGATCAGAATGTTTTCAGTAGCTATTCTCACTTTACAAATGCTATCTCGGGTGAAAATGCACAAGGCTTTTTGTTAGATTTTTCTGAAATTCAATTCCTGAGAACTGAAGCTGCTGCAAGAGGTTTTAGTGTTGGAGATACTGCTGCTAACTTATACTCCGCAGCAATTAAGGCTTCAATGACTGAATATAATATTAACGATGCTACTGCAACTGCATTTATTGCAGCCAATCCATATAATGCAGCCAATTGGAAAAAATCTGTAGGAGAGCAGGCATGGATAGCAATGTTTAATAAAGGATTCCAGGCATGGAATTTTGCGAGAAGACTGGACTTTCCTGTATTTGTAAATCCTGGTGGCTCTGTGGTAGAATCCGTACCGGTAAGAATGAAATATTCTGATCAGGAGTATCTTCTTAACGCTAAGAATGTGAACGCTGCAGCTTCAAAAATTGGAGGCGATAAAGTATCTACAAAAATATTTTGGGATAAATTTTAA